Genomic DNA from Carassius gibelio isolate Cgi1373 ecotype wild population from Czech Republic chromosome B14, carGib1.2-hapl.c, whole genome shotgun sequence:
TAACGGTTCACAACTTCATACCCTAATATCGCCGCAAGGCCTTTAATTACGCGTAAGCACTTCTCATCTTTTCACACCTCAAACTGTCCTccccttaaacacacacacacacacacacacgtataaagGCCGAGCCCCGCGAGCTGACAACAGGCATTAGAGACAGCCTCCACCCGTGGGCACTTCGTCAGCTCGGGACCAGCCTCCCCCAACCTCACCATAGTTCAGGTCTCCAGCCTCCCCAAACTCCAGTCAGAATGCCTCCCTACGAGAGATCCATGGAAATCACGCCTTTCAAGCTAAAGAAGTGCCTCGGTAAGTCATAAGATTAACAATCAACTCTTGCATTTCACAAGCTCCTCTACGTCAGTTGTTTTGGGTTGAtgggaaacattttaaaatatgttgtagtctactttaaaataaaataaatgctgaattaaatgatttgtatgtaaaaatttcattaaatttatttatatttttaaacaggccaaataaagatatttcttttaaatgcatGCTCATATTTTTCATATGGGTTTTATGTAACCTagtcaaagaaaaacaaatatgtgACAACGTGACAAAAATGATGTCTGCACTATTTTATGTAAAACAATGCTCCATTTGcagaaaaatgaataatattttgttCCTCAAATTCAGCAACAAGAAAAGATGAAGTCTGCACTATTCGGTCTAAGTTCCCCAACAAATTACCGGTAAGATACATTTTTAGTATAAAGTGTttaaacaaacatgaaacaacagcttttttatattttagaaattttgttttgtattttaggtAATTGTGGAGCGATACCTTCGCGAGAAAAAGCTTCCCCTGCTGGACAAAACCAAATTTCTTGTCCCACATGAACTGACATTAGGGCAGTTCCTCAGTCTGCTCAGGTGTGTatactcgctctctctctgttatgTGATGCAGTTTTAGCTGCATGTGTCAGATTTTGCAGCTCAAAAGAAAATGAGTCATGGCTTGTTTTCTTGAgtcagtgtgaatgtgtgttgtaCGAACAGTGAATCAGGCCAGTGCTGCTGTTCCACATTGCTTCAATCCATGGATCGCTGTATGAGGCACTGCCTGAAGTTTCTGAATCTTTCAAGCTATTATTTCCAGTAATGCCAATTTCCTGTCCCACTCTTTCTCTTTCAGAAGTAAGATAGCACTAGAGGCATCTCAAGCGCTGTACCTACTGATCTCAGGGAAGAACACGTCCTGTTTGTCAGCCAGCATGGGAGAAGTTTACTCACAGTTCAGAGACCCCGATGGCTTTCTCTACATAACCTATGCATCCCAGGACATGTTTGGATGAACAGACCCTCAGAAATGAGCATGACACACAGATCCCCTCACATACCTCCAGACTGATGCCTCATGTATTGCTGCTAAATGAAGACTCTCACTGTGCATCACACCTAAAACCACACAGACCAGAAGACGATTGGACTCTTCTGACctcattttttaatagtttagatTTCTTTGAGGCTAATGTTGGAGCATAATCAGTAGATTTGAAAGAGGTTACAACTGAGCCGTCTAATATGAAGAACAGAAAAGTGATGTCCCTTCTCTCAAGCTGCTCTATCATGAGGCTCCAACACAAAAAAAATGACGTCCTGTCACAATAAGACAGTGTCTGTTCGATTCTGGTTTCCTTTCCTTGTTCTTTCTGTGACTGTGCATCTGTGTTTCTGAAACAAACACAGAGGGAAACGGACAAATAAAAACTATTCAAGCACCTACTGGAAAGTAAAATGTGTGCAAACAACACGGTCATTATGTCAATGACAGTCCTCAATAAATCAGTTTAGTTCTTTTAACTGAAtgtctgcttttattttattccatctAGTCTGTTAATGTGTTTCATTGAGTTCACGTACACCATGGGGTAGGGACATCATTTGCTCAATTATTCATTTGGTTATTTCTAATGAGCagcttaaaataaacaatatgtcCAGTAAGTGATGGTTTACATACTCATAAACATGTACAGAGCAGTGAAGCAATTCTCTGCTAGAACTCTGAGTCATTGCTTTTTAGTCTCACACCTCTTCTAAAGATGCATCACCCTTTTACACATGGCTGTTATTAACCAGCTTCTCTAATAAAAGGGTTTAGCTTACTGTGTCAGTAAGCAGGAGGTGCTAAATGGGTCAGGTCTAACAAATTATATGGATACAAACCATTTAAAAGGCTGTGAATTGCATGTTAGTGTCCCTCACGATGCAACTAGACCTTCATACTTCATCCGCATCTAGCAAGGCTGTTTTAATTTAAGATTAGTCACAAATATAGGGTGGGTTGATGGTGGTAATTTTAAACCCTTCACATCTGCATTCTTACTGTTACTTAGGACATTACTGGGAACTTTAGCACCTTCCTGCAAAGTGTGTTGTGAAAGCAGAACGCATTAACTGAGAAGTGGCAATGAGAAAGTTCAAACGGAGGTAAACTGAGGTTTCTATCAGACATAATGTATGCTGATAGTATAAGGTGATAATTAAATGAACATAACACCAAAACAAAGTAGGATATGCATTAAGTTGTTTAGTACCGTTCAaatgtttgttacattttattttattccaatgatggcaaagctgaattttcagcagccattactccagtgtatTCTAAGTGAAAATATCACGTTTGCTCAAATTGATGCTTCCTtgttcaataaaataattaatttcctcaAAAAATGACCCCAATATTTTACATCATGAATGCAAACAAATGTGGAACCTACAGGCGGTATTTTAAGTGTTCTAAGCCAGCTGCATAAGAAGAAAATCAATGCTAAACTCCCAATAGCTGCCAAAGGAAACAAGAATCTGTACAGTAAAGTACCACAACATGTCTCAACATACATTGATAAGCAGAGATAAATATGATGCTGTCATTTCCTTACTACCACATAGCTTTCACATATATAGTTCAGTTTTCTGTCAGCACTCATGAAAACAGACAACTGTCAATGGTGGTGTCCGTTTCACTACACAATGCAATTTGTAAAATGTTTCTGAATGGAGAAAACAGGCACAGCTTACAAATATACTTTTATTGGTCATTGCAACATGAAGGTGACATTTCAGATCCCAACATCCCAAAGGAAAGTAAAGCTTCACCCACAAAATAACAGAATACATGTTGGTAAAGTTTAGAGATATTAAATCAAAAGCAAACCGTATACAAAAACAGAAAGGAAGTGAATAAGTTAAAGAAAAACAGCAATCAACATTTTGGAGTTACGTACCACGTAttgaatattttcacatttgttttttaattctacTCAATTTTTGCCTGCTGCTTTACAATCTCAATCAAATGCCCATTCAACAGTACCGTAGAATCATTTTCAGTTCTTTCTGTGCTCATAGTGGTTTACAATtcatataaaaaattaagaaagaaagaaaaagtctcTCACTGCCACATAAGTTCTTCTCTTGTCTTCTCAGtcttatcattctaagccaagcATTTTTGATTAAGACAGAAATCGAGTTCCTGGAGACTGGTCAGTCAAATGAATGGTCAGAACAAGCTAGAAGATGGCTTGGGGACATTGGAATGTAGCTGAGAGCCACTGAGATCCAACAGACTCTTCAATTCTGCTCCTGCCGTTTGGAAGGGGGCACAAGATGAGCCGGCAGTTTGGCCGGAAGCTCGTGCCCCTCGAGCTTGACCTTGATCAGGTGATTTGCGAGTGCAAACTCTTCATCATCCAGATAGCCGTCTTTGTCAACATCTGCCAGAGTCCAAATCTTTCCAAGCACTGTGTTTGGCAGCTTGGACTTCACCAGCTCTTTCTTAGCCGTGGCACCAGATACCTTCCCATTAATTGGTGAGAGCGTGTAGAATATTTCATCATAGGATGGCTTATCACGGCCCACGATCCATTCCAGCTCATCAATGCCTTCACCTGCACCTTCTCCATATCCGTGACCAAATGGCCCGTTCATGGTTCCCTCAAATGCACCACCCTTCACTGACTGGCTGGGCATGGCGGCCTCCTCCTTACGGACCAGCGTCATGAGCTTAGCGATGTCGTTACCTAGCATGTCCTCCACAGCTTCCAGCAATTTTGGTTTAATGGTGGGAAATTTGGTGAAGTCCTGAACAGCTAGCAActcctgcaaaaaaaatattgtgttgtgtttttatttttaaacaaaagatCTTTATAAAACTCATTAGATAAAAATTAATGGCGTCATACCTGCATTTTCTTTAAATTAGGAAAGTCTCCTGGTGAGATGTTGTGCTCTTTCTGAATCTTCTCATATATAGCGCCCAAGTTGTTAATAAGCTCTTTTTTCTTTGAGTCTTTGCCAAATACATTTGGCATCTCTTTCTTCAGAGAACTGATAATGTAAGCTTGTACCTAAAAGGAAAGTATTAAATGGACTCAGATTAAATACAAATAGCATTTGTGCAGTTTAGCATGTCAAAACAACACTTCTCACAAGTATTAGGTTATTTCATAAAGTGAAAATAAGAAGTGAAACCACAATCTGGTACACACGTATTGGAGTTTaaagttcattaaaaatatccAGATAAAAGCATTTTTCATGGACCAACACATTGAACTTCAACCCTCACAATTaagaggggaaaaaattaaaCAACTGTTTCCTGTTTATatatgatttctattttaaagtgcaagttatttaatataagctactccagtcttcagtttcacatgatccttcagaaatcattctagcatGCTTTTTTTGGTGgtttataaattataaacataattattaatgcattttctataatttttgatcaattgaatgcatcaaataaagaaaaaaaattttaatgctgcaaaatgtgcAAAAAGGTCATAGTTTCACCTTAGCGAGACGTGCTCTTTTGATCAGATCGTTGAGTTTCCGTAGAGCTGCATTCCGGGGAAGACTTTGAATATCCCGGAAGAGGTCCTGCTCCTCTGCCTCAAACAGCTTCCTGTTATCTGCAATCATAAGTGGCTGAGCCCAAAATGAGCCGATATACACTCGGACCACTTCAGGGGTGTTGATGATCTTCCCCAGTGACCACATGAGGGCACCATACACCCTCATCAGCTGCTGGGTGCTGATCTGGTCAGCTTTGTTCAGAACCACACGCATCTTGTCCTCATGGTTTTTCAGGGCCTTGATCACCTCTGAGAACTCATCAGAAATGTCCAGCTTGTGGGCGTCGAAGAGCAAGATGATTCGGTCCACTCGTTCTGCAAACCACTCAAGAACTGCTGCAAAGTCATAGCCTGCAATTGAGAGAAGTGAGAAAGACTTGCATTAGACTTGGCTCTAAAACAAAGCTCTGGAAAGAGGAAGACAGCAGGGCTGCATGCAACGTGCTTTATTTTAGAAAAGGAGGTCAGGGATAATGGATTTGATTAGAGACCTGTCATCTGATCTCAGTgaattcagaaaactgtaaacagcAACTATAAAGCCATGTATTCAAAGAAAAGAGATCTGCTGCCTCTGAAGTCCCCGGTGTAGAGGAATTGAAAGGCATCTATTTATTTCCAGTAGAGTACCTGTGGTGGTACTGGCTAGGTAATAAccatagggaaaaaaaaaatcatgatataAATTGTGGTATTTTTGGGCATTTATGAAAAACTACAAGCAGAAGGGACAAATGAACACAATTACAACTTAGGGTTAAAGCGAAGAGTAAACTCCAAAGATTTGCATCAAAGGAACTATTAACcaaaattagaatataaaatataaaataaatacacatggtaCAAATATgagatttatataaaatattgta
This window encodes:
- the LOC127971711 gene encoding microtubule-associated proteins 1A/1B light chain 3C; translation: MPPYERSMEITPFKLKKCLATRKDEVCTIRSKFPNKLPVIVERYLREKKLPLLDKTKFLVPHELTLGQFLSLLRSKIALEASQALYLLISGKNTSCLSASMGEVYSQFRDPDGFLYITYASQDMFG
- the ehd1a gene encoding EH domain-containing protein 1a, giving the protein MFSWSKREGKKEPELFQNVSEGLKRLYRTKLFPLEDTYHFHDFHSPALEDADFDNKPMVLLVGQYSTGKTTFIRHLMEQDFPGMRIGPEPTTDSFIAVMHGEQEGVIPGNALVVDPKKPFRKLNAFGNAFLNRFMCAQLNNPVLESISIIDTPGILSGEKQRISRGYDFAAVLEWFAERVDRIILLFDAHKLDISDEFSEVIKALKNHEDKMRVVLNKADQISTQQLMRVYGALMWSLGKIINTPEVVRVYIGSFWAQPLMIADNRKLFEAEEQDLFRDIQSLPRNAALRKLNDLIKRARLAKVQAYIISSLKKEMPNVFGKDSKKKELINNLGAIYEKIQKEHNISPGDFPNLKKMQELLAVQDFTKFPTIKPKLLEAVEDMLGNDIAKLMTLVRKEEAAMPSQSVKGGAFEGTMNGPFGHGYGEGAGEGIDELEWIVGRDKPSYDEIFYTLSPINGKVSGATAKKELVKSKLPNTVLGKIWTLADVDKDGYLDDEEFALANHLIKVKLEGHELPAKLPAHLVPPSKRQEQN